One part of the Salmo salar chromosome ssa28, Ssal_v3.1, whole genome shotgun sequence genome encodes these proteins:
- the LOC106589430 gene encoding neurotrypsin produces MDLTTRKMMLLIGLSCLWLQVLSEVVADDSYLNEVQNTAPLSCSEGFTELGYYNGSVSQTDSGALCLRWTEFPDYVLQYPGRGLGEHSYCRNPDRESNPWCFFRQTSGAIGWSYCDCHQGAARLVGGTSSGSGRVEVYLNGQWGAVCDSHWTDRDASVICRQLGLGEIGTALQHSGSGSGLFHYERLGCRGDESSISQCRSRTFVTGDCSHGNEAGVVCAPPDGSGPPLRLVGGEEDFEGRVEVFHGGRWGSVCDDQWDDRDAEVVCRQLGFGGVAKAWSWAHFGQGSGPIQLDAVRCTGNELFLDQCLHGDWEQHNCDHMEDAGVSCSPYTDGVVRLVGGDSPWEGRVEVFHSGDWGTVCDDHWTQQHAQVVCRQLGYRGHADVMADRTFGEGSGLILLDDVRCEGTESSLLDCRHGIWGRSDCSHGEDVGVRCRAGAKEVETNEVPAVAPATGPLVRLVGGGSHKEGRVEVYLHGDWGSICDSGWSNLNAVVVCRQLGHSGHAVVVGGFGRGKGPVHLDQVRCRGKEDFLGECPSLGRSPEGCRQREDAAVSCDPAPQATEGQVRPSERTCGVRKVVEEGNERKSGVGGGGENILGTSWPWQVSVWLGSEGKDGHPICSGTLISPCWALASAHCFTRFGIDPSQYVVRVGGSDRTLTLEKVVVHRKFRSDQGPGGHDLALLRVPSPKGHCLTFDPHTNAACLPTPDTAGGKAPSSCIAAVTAGWDGPDAVLQSWVPLLSSWQCKKRYGDGYSSHGTLCAGSPPDTRRLHKNNGCQGNWGGGLVCQGDGGRWVLTGIVSGGYGCSDPSTPALYTRVGRFRRWIEEVTHIHTQQQEQNTHSQEHEELTHTEERSILPYVYDELQHTHSQEQSTHTNDQFIHTQHNNIHTHDHNGHKHTHDLQSNTHNELKHTHNQHAHTHMHDKHSQTREAVTHTHALV; encoded by the exons GTGGTAGCTGATGACAGTTATTTAAACGAGGTGCAAAACACAG cccCTCTCTCCTGTTCGGAGGGTTTTACAGAGCTGGGTTACTATAACGGCTCTGTGTCTCAGACGGACTCTGGCGCTCTCTGCCTGCGGTGGACAGAGTTTCCAGACTACGTGCTGCAGTACCCTGGCCGAGGCCTTGGGGAGCACAGCTACTGCCGTAACCCTGACAGAGAGTCCAACCCCTGGTGCTTCTTCAGACAGACCTCTGGGGCCATCGGCTGGTCCTACTGCGACTGCCACCAGG GTGCAGCTCGGCTGGTGGGTGGGACATCGTCAGGAAGTGGACGTGTGGAGGTGTACCTGAATGGCCAGTGGGGGGCAGTGTGTGACTCTCATTGGACAGACAGAGATGCCAGTGTGATCTGCAGACAGCTGGGACTGGG tgaGATCGGCACAGCATTGCAGCACTCCGGCTCGGGCTCCGGTCTCTTCCACTATGAGCGGCTGGGTTGCCGTGGTGATGAGAGCTCCATCAGCCAATGCCGGAGCAGGACATTTGTTACCGGGGATTGTAGCCATGGAAACGAGGCAGGAGTGGTGTGTGCTCCACCAGATG GCAGTGGTCCTCCTCTACGATTggttggaggagaggaagactTTGAGGGGCGTGTTGAGGTATTCCATGGCGGTAGGTGGGGCTCTGTCTGCGATGACCAATGGGACGACAGAGATGCAGAGGTGGTCTGTCGACAGCTGGGCttcgg GGGTGTGGCGAAGGCCTGGTCATGGGCCCACTTCGGACAGGGCTCAGGTCCCATTCAATTGGACGCCGTAAGGTGTACCGGAAATGAACTCTTCTTGGACCAGTGTCTTCATGGAGACTGGGAACAACACAACTGTGACCATATGGAAGATGCTGGGGTGTCCTGCAGCCcctacacag acgGTGTGGTCCGGTTGGTAGGAGGAGACAGTCCATGGGAGGGTCGTGTGGAGGTGTTCCACTCTGGGGACTGGGGTACGGTGTGTGACGACCACTGGACTCAACAACACGCACAGGTGGTCTGTCGACAGCTCGGATacag GGGACATGCTGACGTGATGGCTGACAGAACGTTTGGCGAGGGTTCTGGGCTCATCCTATTGGACGATGTTCGTTGTGAGGGGACGGAGTCGTCCCTGCTGGACTGTCGCCATGGCATATGGGGTCGTAGCGACTGTTCCCATGGAGAGGACGTGGGCGTCCGTTGCAGGGCCGGCGCTAAAGAAGTTGAGACCAATGAGGTCCCGGCTGTTGCACCTGCCACAG gTCCCCTGGTGCGTCTGGTAGGGGGTGGTAGCCATAAGGAAGGTCGTGTGGAGGTGTATCTCCATGGAGACTGGGGAAGTATCTGTGACTCAGGCTGGAGCAACCTGAACGCCGTCGTGGTCTGCAGACAGCTGGGccacag tgGTCATGCGGTAGTGGTGGGTGGGTTCGGTCGGGGAAAGGGTCCTGTCCACCTGGACCAGGTGAGGTGTAGGGGGAAAGAGGACTTCCTGGGGGAGTGTCCATCTCTGGGCCGGAGCCCTGAGggctgcagacagagagaggatgcagCGGTGAGCTGTGACCCCGCCCCCCAGGCAACAGAGGGCCAAGTCAGGCCAAGTGAGCGCACCTGTGGCGTGAGGAAGGTTGTGGAGGAAGGGAACGAGAGGaagagtggagtgggaggaggtggagagaataTACTCGG gaCGTCATGGCCATGGCAGGTGTCAGTGTGGTTGGGTTCTGAGGGGAAAGATGGCCATCCTATTTGCAGCGGTACTCTGATCTCTCCCTGCTGGGCCCTCGCCTCCGCTCACTGCTTCACCAG gTTTGGTATTGACCCGTCCCAGTACGTTGTGCGTGTGGGGGGTTCTGACCGAACTCTGACCCTGGAGAAAGTGGTGGTCCACAGGAAGTTCAGGTCAGATCAGGGCCCTGGGGGTCATGACTTGGCCCTGCTGAGGGTGCCCAGCCCCAAGGGTCACTGTTTGACTTTTGACCCCCACACCAATGCTGCCTGCCTCCCCACCCCGGACACTGCGGGTGGCAAGGCCCCCTCCTCCTGCATCGCTGCGGTTACCGCAGGTTGGGACGGCCCAG ATGCTGTGCTACAGTCCTGGGTACCCCTCCTGTCGTCATGGCAGTGTAAGAAGCGTTATGGGGATGGTTACTCCTCCCATGGCACGCTATGCGCCGGCAGTCCCCCCGACACACGCCGTCTCCACAAGAACAACGGTTGCCAAGGCAACTGGGGTGGCGGGCTGGTGTGTCAGGGAGACGGGGGGCGATGGGTGTTGACCGGGATTGTCTCTGGGGGTTACGGTTGCAGCGACCCCTCAACCCCGGCACTCTACACACGGGTCGGCCGGTTCCGGCGCTGGATCGAGGaggtcacacacatacacacacaacagcaGGAGCAGAACACACACAGTCAGGAGCACGAGGAGCTCACACACACGGAGGAGCGGAGCATACTCCCATACGTTTATGACgagctgcaacacacacactcccaagaGCAGAGCACACACACTAATGATCaattcatacacacacagcacaacaatATCCATACACACGATCACAATGGGCATAAACACACTCACGATCTGCAAAGCAACACTCACAAtgagctcaaacacacacacaatcagcacgcacatacacacatgcacgatAAACACTCCCAGACCCGTGAAGCTGTAACCCACACACACGCCCTGGTCTGA
- the LOC106589432 gene encoding E3 ubiquitin-protein ligase TRIM39, whose translation MASPRSFLSEDQFQCSVCLDMFTDPVSTPCGHNFCKVCISRYWDSTDLCQCPVCKHKFFTRPELLVNTFISEMAAQFRRSVQVEAPISPNQSLTESGEVACDVCTGTKLKALKSCLECLTSFCEIHLQPHQRVAGMKRHKLIDPVENLEDRMCKKHDRLLELFCRTDQTCVCQFCTQTDHKIHHIIPLEEECGERKAQLGKTDVQVQQMIQERLQKVQKIKHLVEFRKRDTEREIADSVQIFTNLVCSIERRQAEVIELVEEKQKAAEMRADRLIKELEQEITELKRRRTELKQLSHTEDHLHLLQSSLSLSPPTNTKDWSEISVHSALCVGIMRRTLSQLEETVIKEMEKLCDAELMRMQRCAVDVALDPDTAHRCLILSEDGKQVRYEQRPQVLTDHPKRFDCLYSVLGKEGFSSGGFYYEVQVKGKIEWILGVAKESIMRKESTTESPEGGRWTVYMRGKNKYQACDNTRVPISLREKLQKVGVFVDYEGGQISFYNVEARSHIYSFTGNTFTEKLYPYFNPCNNSEGPNSAPLVICPVNHTD comes from the coding sequence ATGGCGTCCCCTAGAAGTTTCCTGTCTGAAGATCAGTTCCAGTGCTCTGTATGTCTGGATATGTTCACTGACCCAGTTTCCACTCCATGTGGACACAACTTCTGCAAAGTCTGTATCAGCAGATACTGGGATTCCACTGACCTGTGCCAGTGTCCAGTGTGTAAGCATAAGTTCTTCACGAGACCTGAGCTTCTCGTCAATACCTTCATTTCTGAGATGGCTGCTCAGTTCAGGAGGTCAGTTCAAGTGGAAGCTCCCATCAGCCCAAACCAAAGTCTTACAGAGTCTGGAGAAGTGGCCTGTGACGTCTGCACTGGGACGAAGCTCAAGGCCCTGAAGTCCTGCCTGGAGTGTCTGACCTCTTTCTGTGAAATTCACCTGCAGCCTCATCAGAGAGTTGCAGGCATGAAGAGACACAAGCTGATCGACCCTGTGGAGAACCTGGAAGACAGGATGTGTAAGAAGCACGACAGACTCCTGGAGCTGTTCTGTAGGACTGACCAGACATGCGTGTGTCAGTTCTGCACTCAGACAGACCACAAGATTCACCACATCATCCCTCTAGAGGAAGAGTGTGGCGAGAGGAAGGCTCAGCTTGGGAAGACGGATGTACAAGTGCAGCAGATGATCCAGGAGCGACTGCAGAAGGTTCAGAAGATCAAACACTTAGTAGAGTTTaggaagagagacacagagagagagatagcggacAGCGTGCAGATCTTCACTAATCTGGTGTGCTCCATTGAGAGAAGACAGGCTGAGGTCATTGAATTGGTTGAGGAGAAGCAGAAAGCAGCAGAGATGCGGGCTGACAGGCTCATTAAAGAGCTGGAGCAGGAAATCACTGAGCTAAAGAGGAGACGCACTGAGCtgaagcagctctcacacactgaggatcacctccacctcctccaaagCTCCCTATCCCTGAGCCCCCCCACCAACACCAAGGACTGGTCTGAGATCAGTGTTCACAGTGCACTGTGTGTAGGGATCATGAGGAGAACTTTGTCTCAGCTGGAGGAGACAGTTATCAAAGAGATGGAGAAGTTGTGTGATGCTGAGCTGATGAGGATGCAGAGGTGTGCAGTGGATGTGGCTCTAGACCCTGATACAGCACATCGCTGTCTCATCCTGTCTGAGGACGGGAAACAAGTGAGATATGAACAAAGACCACAGGTTCTCACTGACCACCCAAAGAGGTTTGATTGTTTATACTCTGTCCTAGGAAAGGAGGGCTTCTCCTCAGGGGGATTCTACTATGAGGTGCAGGTAAAGGGGAAGATTGAGTGGATTCTTGGAGTGGCCAAAGAGTCCATCATGAGAAAAGAATCTACAACTGAGAGCCCTGAGGGTGGACGGTGGACTGTGTATATGAGAGGTAAAAATAAGTATCAGGCCTGCGACAATACTCGTGTCCCCATTTCCCTGAGAGAGAAGCTCCAGAAGGTGGGGGTGTTTGTGGATTATGAGGGGGGTCAGATCTCCTTCTAtaatgtggaggccaggtctcaTATCTACTCTTTCACTGGCAACACCTTCACTGAGAAACTCTATCCGTATTTCAACCCTTGTAATAATTCTGAGGGTCCAAACTCAGCCCCATTGGTCATCTGTCCTGTCAATCACACAGACTGA
- the LOC106589433 gene encoding E3 ubiquitin-protein ligase TRIM39 — protein MASSSSFLSEDQFQCSICLDVLTEPVSIPCGHNFCKACISRYWNTTARCRCPLCKHTFYKRPELKTNTTLRNVADHFKRMSDRDRDLSPAEPGEVACEVCTGRTLKALKSCLECLTSYCEIHLQPHQRVAGLKRHKLIDPVENLEVMMCKKHDRLLELFCRTDQTCVCQFCTETDHKTHHTVPLEEEFGKKKAQLRNSIAQIRQMIHDRWQKVREIKDSVELSKRVAERERADSVEVFNALVRSIERSQAELIVEIEEKQKAEDRRAKGLINELEQEITELKRRRTELKQLSRTKDHLHLLQSSPSLCTPTFTKDWSEISVHYYLHVKNVRRVVSQLEETLHNEIEKLPDIKLKRMQQYAVDVTLDPDTAFPYLNVSEDRKQVTLGGVLKELPNNPERFDYNPSILGKNEFSSGRFYYEVQVEGKTWWRLGVARKSTNRKGWLPLTPENGFWTLGLKSGYHQHWYCANMYDNLFYLPFYSGKPPTPQKVGVFVDYEEGLVSFYDVKARSHIHSFTSCNFTEKLYTYFNSGGNAGGKNTAPLVISTVNHTE, from the coding sequence ATGGCGTCCTCCAGCAGTTTCCTGTCTGAAGATCAGTTCCAGTGCTCTATTTGTCTGGATGTGTTGACTGAGCCAGTCTCCATTCCATGTGGACACAACTTCTGCAAGGCCTGTATCAGCAGATATTGGAACACCACTGCCCGGTGTCGGTGTCCACTGTGTAAGCATACGTTCTACAAAAGACCAGAGTTAAAGACCAACACAACACTGAGAAATGTTGCAGATCATTTCAAAAGAatgagtgacagagacagagatttgTCCCCTGCCGAGCCTGGAGAAGTGGCCTGTGAGGTCTGCACTGGGAGAACACTCAAAGCCCTGAAGTCCTGCCTGGAGTGTCTGACCTCTTACTGTGAGATTCACTTGCAGCCTCATCAGAGAGTTGCAGGCCTGAAAAGACACAAGCTGATAGACCCTGTGGAAAACCTGGAAGTCATGATGTGTAAGAAGCATGACAGACTCTTGGAGCTGTTCTGTAGGACTGACcaaacgtgtgtgtgtcagttctgCACCGAGACAGACCACAAGACTCACCACACCGTCCCTTTAGAGGAAGAGTTTGGAAAGAAGAAGGCTCAACTGCGGAACTCCATAGCACAAATTCGGCAGATGATCCATGACCGCTGGCAGAAGGTTAGGGAGATCAAAGACTCAGTAGAGCTCAGCAAGAgagttgcagagagagagagagcagacagtgtGGAGGTCTTCAATGCTCTGGTGCGTTCCATTGAGAGAAGCCAGGCTGAGCTCATTGTGGAGATTGAGGAGAAGCAGAAAGCCGAAGACAGGCGGGCTAAAGGTCTGATTAACGAGCTGGAGCAAGAAATTACCGAGCTTAAGAGAAGACGCACTGAGCTGAAGCAGCTCTCACGCACTAaggaccacctccacctcctccagagTTCCCCATCCCTGTGCACCCCCACATTCACCAAGGACTGGTCTGAGATCAGTGTTCACTACTACCTACATGTGAAGAATGTGAGGAGAGTTGTGTCTCAACTAGAAGAGACACTTCATAATGAGATAGAGAAGTTGCCTGACATCAAGCTGAAGAGGATGCAGCAGTACGCAGTGGATGTGACTCTGGACCCTGATACAGCATTTCCATACCTCAACgtgtctgaggacagaaaacaagTGACACTGGGAGGCGTACTAAAGGAACTTCCTAACAACCCAGAGAGGTTTGATTATAATCCCTCTATCCTGGGAAAGAATGAATTCTCCTCTGGGAGATTCTACTATGAGGTGCAGGTAGAGGGGAAGACTTGGTGGAGGTTAGGGGTGGCTAGAAAGTCCACCAACAGGAAGGGCTGGCTTCCACTGACCCCTGAGAATGGATTCTGGACTCTGGGTCTGAAGAGTGGGTACCACCAGCATTGGTATTGTGCAAACATGTACGATAACCTCTTCTACCTGCCCTTCTACTCCGGCAAGCCCCCGACACCCCAAAAAGTGGGGGTGTTTGTGGATTATGAGGAGGGTCTAGTCTCCTTTTATGATGTAAAGGCCAGATCTCACATCCACTCTTTCACTAGCTGCAACTTCACCGAGAAGCTCTATACATACTTCAACTCGGGTGGTAATGCTGGTGGTAAAAACACTGCCCCATTGGTCATCTCTACTGTCAATCACACAGAATAA